In Diorhabda carinulata isolate Delta chromosome 6, icDioCari1.1, whole genome shotgun sequence, a single genomic region encodes these proteins:
- the LOC130895701 gene encoding non-structural maintenance of chromosomes element 1 homolog: MDQINDNHRYFIQYMLKNGAVTVEDAQKYCQYVSQGEINNITQLKTLVIEANREISNQCYKIVFNICEVTNKNYLVWLNTKNDDISRLQITFSALELEYFHAIVQEILLSEERRITFIVCINITSTLTSFLSRDNGQKVLNKWIKGGYFINKSDYIYLGPRLILEFTSYLKVHLPDSICTLCSELVFWGDVCESCQKINHSHCLGKYLKKHNNCPHCSANWTSTRRSDDKNSLNENEDDQNSRMSNSNDHNSDNSHDNISTPVEKRRYSSRNITSMEDDDSSDDDPNVPGPSTRKRHK; the protein is encoded by the exons atggaTCAGATAAACGATAATCATAGGTACTTTATTcaatatatgttaaaaaatgGAGCCGTCACTGTTGAAGATGCACAAAAGTACTGTCAGTACGTTAGTCAAG gTGAAATTAACAACATAACACAGTTAAAAACTTTGGTAATTGAAGCAAATAGAGAAATATCTAATCAAtgttataaaatagttttcaatatttgcgaagtaacaaataaaaattatctcgTATGGCTCAATACTAAAAATGATGATATTTCCAGATTACAAATAACATTTTCAGCTTTagaattagaatattttcacGCCATCGTgcaagaaattttattatctgaaGAACGTAGGATAACTTTTATTGTATGCATCAATATTACATCAACTCTCACTTCATTTTTATCCAGAGACAATGGACAAAAAGTACTGAATAAATGGATAAAGGGTGGatactttataaataaaagtgacTATATCTATCTCGGCCCTAGACTTATTCTGGAATTTACTTCTTACCTTAAAGTACATTTACCGGATTCCATATGCACCCTATGTTCTGAGTTGGTATTTTGG GGAGATGTATGTGAATCTTGTCAAAAAATTAACCATTCACATTGTCTTGGAAAGTACCTCAAGAAACACAATAATTGTCCACATTGTTCAGCTAATTGGACTTCAACAAGGCGTAGTGAtgataaaaatagtttgaacGAAAATGAGGATGATCAGAATTCTAGAATGTCTAATTCTAATGATCATA attCTGATAACTCCCATGATAATATTTCAACCCCCGTAGAAAAGAGAAGGTACTCCTCAAGAAACATCACTTCAATGGAAGATGATGATTCTTCAGATGATGATCCAAATGTACCTGGGCCCAGTACAAGAAAAAGGCATAAATAA
- the LOC130895703 gene encoding UPF0184 protein CG14818: MGENNILPKEDSESKMNETPNGTSENPTDEEMDTNSQENSNDENDDNLEDMTPEEIAALDNQLDALNSALDDIEQKNDFIHSQLLELLHANREIRQQMQQDQNQIDHSSDDSKAN; encoded by the exons ATGGGTGAAAACAATATACTTCCCAAAGAAGATTCAGAAAGCAAAATGAACGAAACACCAAATGGAACGTCAGAAAATCCTACGGACGAAGAAATGGATACAAATTCACAAGAAAATAGCAACGATGAAAACGATGATAATTTGGAGGATATGACACCGGAGG aaattgcGGCACTCGATAATCAACTGGATGCTTTAAATTCTGCTTTAGAtgatattgaacaaaaaaatgattttatccATTCCCAATTACTGGAATTACTCCATGCGAACAGAGAAATACGCCAACAGATGCAACAAGATCAAAATCAAATAGATCATTCATCTGATGATAGTAAagcaaattag